The genomic window GGTCTGTTCGCTAAAAAAAGTAAAACAGCGGTTTCTATTGGATCAATCCCCTATATAATGATAGAATTTCCTTCTAATCTCAACTGTTACATCCTTTACCAACCGGTCAAGTTTTGGACCAGAATTAGACAGAATGGGCTAAAATTAGGCATTTTGCCTCATCATTACCTTTTGGGTTAAATAAAAATGCTCAAAACCACTGAGCTCCTGGTAAAGGGGAACGTTAATGATACTAAATTCGGGAGCCGCTAATAACCACTCTTAACCCCGAGAACCTTTTAAAAAAAAACCATTAAACAAAAATATAAATGGAAAATTTAAAACCAAAGGATCTTCTGTTATCCCCGGCATTAAAACCCGAACAGGTGCAATCTATTTTGGCCCCTTTCGGTTTTAAGGAAATAAAAAAGGCTGATAACAATCTCCAAATCATCGCCGATGAACCTAGAACCCGATACCTATTGGCAGAAGTCATTGAAGACCTTCTAGATTCCTTTTCAAAATCCGCAGACCCGGACCAGGCCCTAAATTTTTTTGAACGGTTCGTCAGGGCAACCTATAATAAAACCAATTTTTTTTCGTATTTAAAGGCATCCCCTTTTACCCTTTGGCTATTGGCAAAACTCCTATCCAGCAGCCCTTTCCTAACCGAAATTTTAATCCGAAATCCCACCTATCTGTATTGGATCGCAGACCCCAAAACAATGGAAGAGGAAAAATCTAAAACTGCATTGGAAAACGACTTAAATTCTTCTTTAAGGATTTTAAAAACCAGGGAAAAAAAAATAGAAACACTTTGCATTTTTAAGCGGAAGGAGCTTTTACGCATCGGGGTCAGAGACCTTCTCAAAAAAACCTCGGTTCAGAAAACCACCGCGGCTTTATCCATGCTGGCAGAAACCATTCTCCAGAAAATCTATGAAATTTGTGATGAGAAAATGCAAACCCAATTCGGAGAACCCCGTTTTTTAAGAAAAAAACCGAACAAAAGAAAAAGGGGTTTCACCATTCTCGGAATGGGGAAACTGGGTGGCGGGGAATTAAATTTCAGCTCGGATATTGATCTCATCTATATGTATGAATCAGAAGAGGGTTGGACTTCAGGCCAAACTTCAAAGGGCGAAAAATCAAAAATTTCTCACCATGAATATTTCAGAAAACTTTCACAGGAAATCACGTCGATATTGACTGGCGTCACCAATGAGGGCACTCTATACCGGGTTGATTTGAGGCTCCGGCCAGAAGGACGTTCAGGCCCAGTGGCCAATTCACTCAAAGCCTATCTCACCTATTATGAAAACCGTGGAAGCACCTGGGAACGATTGGCCCTTTTAAAAGCTCGGCCCGTTGCAGGAGATTCCATTTTGGGTCTTCAATTTCTAAAAAAGGTATCGCCATTTATATTCCAAAAGTCATTCTCCTTGACTCACCTGCAAGAGGTAAAAACCCTTAAAGATAAAATTGATCATACCATTAAAAAAAGAGGGGAGACGCAAACCAATGTAAAATTGGGGACCGGGGGAATCCGGGAAATTGAATTTATGGTTCAAACGCTTCAAATTTTTTTCGGTTCAAATTTTAAAAAAATTTGCCACCGCAACACCCAAACCTCCCTAAAAAAACTCCTCAGGGAAAAATTCATTTCCAAAGAAACCTATAATGATTTAAACCATGCATACATTTTCTTAAGAAATGCGGAACATCGTTTACAAATGGTTCATGAAAGCCAAACCCATAACCTTCCTCAGGACCTTACTGAATTAAGGATTTGTGCTCTCCGGCTGGATTACCGAGACCAGAAAGGAATTTCCGCATCGGATCAATTCCTCCGCAACTACAAAACCCATACCGAAAGGGTTCATCGGCTGTTTCGTAAGCTATTTGACCCCCCTCATGTTTCCTTAAAAGGCCCTTCCAAAGGAAACCCTCTCCTCTAAACTTTCTCAAATCGGTTTTTGAAAAATTGATGTGCACTTTCCATATGATAATAAATTAGGTCATAGAGTTTTTCCGCTCCCTCTTCCCAATCCCCTTCGGTATATCCCAATCGTCGGGCAAGGAATTTGAATTCGTCCGCTTCCCGGTTGGGCAAAACCAAATCTTGGGCATTTCCCCTGACCATCCGCAGGCTATCAATTAAAGATCTTAGAAAAAGATAGGCTTTTTTCAACTGGTCTTCTTCGGTTTCTGAAATAAGCCCCACCTCGGACAAACCTTTCATCGCTTCTAAAGTTGATGGGGTTCGAATCTCGGGAAAATTTTTTCCGTGGATCACTTGAAGATATTGAACGGAATACTCAATATCAACGACCCCTCCCGGACTGTATTTCATATTTACAGTCCCAGGTTTAACCAATTCCTTCATTTGCCGATACCGCAAATGAAGAGCCTTTGACAAATCCCAGGGTTGACCACTATATACAAAGGAATCCCTGTAGTTTTCAACCTCTTTTCCCAGTTTTTTATCACCAGCCACCCATCTCAATTTGGTTAGGGCTTGACGCTCAAAAGGAGCCGATTCCCCATCGCGGGAATAGTACTTTTTTATCACGTCCAGTGGATTGGCCAGAGACCCGGCCCTTCCATAGGGTCTTAACCTCAAATCCATTCGAAAAATCCCTTCCTGCTTTGCCTCGATAAATTCTAAAAGGCATTGGACCACCTGATCGAAAAAAATTCGATTTTCAACAAAATTTTTCCCATCGGTTTTCCCGGAGGCTTTATAAACGAATAATAGTTCAATATCGGAGGCATATCCCATCTCCTTCCCTCCAAATTTTCCCAAACCAAAAATTGCCAAAGGACAGGGTCCTCCCCCGGGCAACCTTGGAAGGCCATTGATTCGAGTTAACTCTTCCATACACACCTTATGGGTTTTCTCTAAAACCACCTCGGCCAAGTGAGTCAGAGCAATGGAAAAATCCATGAGGTCTTCTGGAGGTTCCAAAAGATGTTTCATATCAATGCGAAACATCTCCTGATCTTTATATTGATTAATAATGGTTTTTCTTTTTTTAGGAGAAAAAACCCGTATTAATTTCTGATCCAATTCCCTCACCATCTCCTTTTTTTCTTTTAATAGAACACCCCTCTGAAATTGTCGAAGAATGGGGAAGAGGGCTTCAAATTGCATCCTCAAAAAATCCTCCCACAAGAATTCACTGGTTCCCAAAAGACGGGCCAACAAATCCATTCCCTCTTTTTTTCCCAGAAAGGCAATGGCTGATTGAGGAGACTTCCATTCCATTACTTTATCCAACATTTGATCAAAAAATTTTAGTGCTTTGGATGGGTCCGGCGCTTGGACTAAAAATTGCGTGAATTGTTTAATCATGGCGGCCGCCACTTTCAGCAAGTCCTGTTCTTTTTTCCCTTCAATTTTTTTCCCCCTAACATCGCAAAGGTAAATCCAATCGTGAGCCTCCCCTCCCTGGATTTCAATCACCACCTTTTGAATATAGAATCCCCTCATGGAAAGCGCATTGGAAAAGGAAAATAAAAAGGCCGGTGTATCCTTTGATTGAATCTCCATTACGGTCCACCGTTTAGAAAGCTGATTGTGAAAATTCACCTGCACCGGGTATAACCTTTCTTCGAATTGCCCTTTATGCTGCGACAAAAATTCAACCACCCGCTGATTGACCCGATTCCGGGCCTTCTGGGTATGTCCTCGACTTAAAAGAAGGATCAAGCCACAAAGTTCCTCCTTAAAATCTTTTTCCTGTTTTTCATTCCACTCCGCGGTCTCCAAGAGACAGACGTGGAAAACATCCACAATCTTTTTCCGGGTGTCAAACCTTTTGACCTTTTTATTCGCTTGATTCTCTGGGACCGAATCCTTTTCCGAAAACGTAAACATATGGCCCGATTGAATGTCACATCCAAAGGAGGCCAACAAACCGCAAATAATGGAAAACTCGGATAAATAATCAAAGGCCACAATGGTAATATCTAATTTTTTATTACCCACTGAAATAATCTTACTTTTTGCAGGATGTTGAGCATTCAGACGGGATGAAAGGTCAACATGGGTTGCAATGTCCTCCGGTGAAAATAGAGAAAAGTAATCGGGGTCCATTCTAGATAAAAAACTGTCCAGAACCGCTGGATCTATCTCTAAACAGTTAGCTTCAATGGATTTTTTGAGTTCTGGGGTTAGCAAATTAATGACCCATCAATTATACTTTTTTAACCCAATCCCGTGATGATAGATGATACAGGAAGGCTCCTTCACCTTATTATTTCCTTTATTACCTTCCGGTAGACGAAACTCACCTTGAGAGACAAAATTAAGGTGATCAACTCCCATAAGAAAAAAGCCAATAAGTTTACCTTGAATTTTACAATCGGAAACGGGTTTTAGAAATCCGAAAAATCCTAACATACCCTTTTTAAGGTTTCAAGGAACCCACCGGGGGAGGAAAGGAAAGGTTTCATCTTTCCTTTAAAAAAAGGTTTATTTATCCCTCTGCTTTGATATACTGATCTTTTTTCCATTTAATTTTCCTATAAAAACATGCCCGCACAAAAAATCACCTCCAGAGACCGTCACCCGATTATTGAATCCCTAACGCGACGTGGTTTTATCGGAAAAATCATTGGTGGCATAGCTACCTTTATTGGACTCGCCTTATTAATCCCTTTTTCAGGGTATACCCTTTTTCCCGCCTTCCAAAGAAAAGCCGGAGAATGGGTTAGCCTTTTCAACCCTAATCAGCTAAAACCAGAATCTCCGGTTAACGTAGACCTGGTAACCACCACTAAGGATGGATGGCGAATATCCACCTCTGTCAAAACCGTTTGGATGGTAAAAAAAAAGAATGGGGATGTGGTGGCTTACTCCCCTCTTTGCACCCACCTCGGATGCGGGTACCGTTGGGAAAATGAAAAAAAAGTATTCTTTTGCCCTTGTCACGCCAGTGTGTTTGATTTTGAGGGAAAGGTCCTTTCCGGTCCCGCCCCACGCCCCCTAGACACCCTCCCAATAAAAATTGAGGACAACCGAATTTGGACGATCTACAAAGAATTTAAAGCAGGAACCTCAAAAAAAATAGAGCTATAAACCTCATGTGGAAATCCATTTACAGATGGTTAGACGAACGGATTAATCTGAAACCCATTCAGGTAAAAATCCTTGAAGAACCCATTCCCGGGGGAGCGAGTTGGATCTTTGTTTTTGGAAGCCTAACGCTCCTTCTTTTTGTGATCCAATTTTTAACTGGAATGTTTTTAGCGATTTATTACAACCCCTCACCGGATCATGCCTACAACAGCATTTTATTTATTGAACAGGAGGTCCTGTTTGGCCCCCTGATCAGGGGCTTGCATCATTGGGGGGCAAGCTTCATGATGATTGCCATTGGTCTTCACATGCTCCAGGTTTTCCTTTATGGCGCCTATAAAAAACCTCGGGAGTTTTTATGGATGGTAGGGGTTGTTTTATTTTTGCTCACTTTGGCTTTTGGGTTTAGCGGGTATTTATTACCCTGGGACCAAAAAGCCTACTGGGCCACCCAGGTCGGAATCAATATGGTGGGAACGCTCCCATGGATTGGTGATTCTCTAATTCGAATTATTCGAGGGGGACAACAACTCGGGGCCCTAACCCTAAACCGTTTTTACGCACTCCACACCTTATTTCTCCCGTGGGCCGTATTCTTTTTAATCGGATTGCACGTCTTTATTCTTCGTCGTGTTGGGCCTGCAGGACCATGGGATTCAGAAAAAGCAAAAAAGAGGAAAGAACCCTTCTACCCAAAACAGGTTTTCATGGATGCGGTAATTTTTCTCTTTACGTTTTGCGTTCTTTTTATTTTGGCATGGAAGGTCAAGGCCCCCTTGGCCGATCCTGCCAACCCATCCGACTTCAATTTTCAACCCCTTCCCGAATGGTACTTTCTATTTTATTATGAACTTTTGAAATACCTTCATGGGCCTTGGGAAATTGTAGGAACCGTGGTGCTTCCACTTCTATTTTTCAGCCTACTTTTCCTTCTCCCTTTCCTTGATCGATCAAAAAAGCGAAATCTTTTATCCCGAAGAGGTGTTTTGCTGAGCGGAGCTTTATTTTTGTTGATTGTATTCGGATTCTTGGGAATCTCATTAAAACAAACATTTTCAATTGAGAGAACGGACCCCAACGTAAAAGAGGGAACAAGACTTTATTCAGAATTGGGCTGTCCAGGCTGCCATCAAATTCACGGAGAAGGGGGAAAGGTGGGACCCGACCTTTCTTATGTTGGGGATCATCGAGACGAAAACTGGTTAAAAGCCCATTTCAAAGACCCCTCATCCCTGGTGCCGGGGTCAATCATGCCTTCTTATCATTTAAAGGAAGAGGAGCTCCAGAAACTCACCGCCTACATGCTAAGCCTTAAGAAAGATAGGTTTTAAAATAGGGTTCACCCAATGTCTTCCCTCTTTTTTTTAATCGTTTTATCCTAAAAACATCCTCCTGCTCTCTCTCCTCAAAATGATTTTTAAATTTGGGAATTAAAAAAAAGGAAAATCCGTTGTTTTAAGGCGTTGATGCGTCCTGTGATTTTTTTAATTTCCCCACCCATTCTTCCATTTTTATTTCAATAGAGACCCCCTCAAGAATTTGTTCAAGGATTTCCCAAACCCGCGAACCGTCATTGACCCTGTTTCGACGCCCCAAGGATCAATTTCTCTACCCTCGCTTCTACCTCTTGTATCCTCTTAAAATATCGGAAGGGTCTGGGTCCTTTTCACTCATTTTTGATCCCTTTTAAGGGGTCGAGTAATATATTCCCATGGGAATATTTCAAACAAAGGAAAAACATGAAATAAAATCCTTTTTTAAAACCAAGATCGGGGCTCGGTTCATATTACCTTTTAGGTTTTCTTCCTTTTCCCTCAGACTTTTTTTTCCTTTTTATCGTTAATACAGGACAGGAGGACATTCGAACCACCCGTTCTGCCACACTTCCCAATACCAGATGCTGAATTCCCGTTCGACCGTGAGAACCTATAACAATCAAATTCACCCTTTTGGTTTCAGAATATTTTACAATCTCCAAAGCGGGATTTCCCTTCAGGACCATGGATTCGACCACGATTCCTTTTCGTTTTAACTGCTTTTTCTTATTTTCCAGCATCTGTTCAGAAATCTCCTTCAAAGTGGTGTAATGATCCATGACTTGAATGGTATCCGAGACACTATAGGTAAACTGTTCAATGACATGAAAGAGAAGGATTTTGGCTTGAAATGTTATTGCCAACAACTCTGCATATGAAATGGCTTCATCAGAATATTCAGTGAAATCCACCGGAACCAAAATTTTCTTAAATTTAGCCATGCCTTTTCTCCTTTAAGTAAAAAACGACTCTTTTTAAAAATGGGTTTTTTAAAAAATTCAATGAAAGAATTTTTCTAAGGGAAGAACCTTTCCTCATTAAGGCTCTTTATTAATTCATGAAATCCCCATGTTACTGAAATAAAATAAGATAAGCGCGTTAAAGATATAGAGGATCATTAACGCAAACCCTTCCCAACTCAAAAACCCCAATTCCTTCTTCGGGGCACGAAATAATACCCCCACAATACAAACACCCGTCATCATGAGCGCAGAAAAAACTGAAATCAAATGGGTGAAGGAAACATGAGAAAGAAGTGGACCCTTGAGATAGGCAAAATCATCGAGGCTTAAAACCGCCATATTAAAAAGGTTACTCCCCAAAAGGTTTGCCACCGCCAAATCTGGAGCTCCAAGCCTCAATGCCGAAAAAGAAGTTACAATCTCAGGAAGAGAGGTTGAAGCAGCCACCAAAAGGGTCCCTACAAAGGTATCTCCCCACCCAGTCACCTCAGAAATACGATTACCTATGTAGGGAAGCCACATTCCCGCAGCAATGATCACACCTGCATTCAAAAAAACCTTGGGGTAAATCAGTAAATTCACTCCAATTTCTTGGTCAAGGCTTTTTGGGTTCAATACCTTCGAAGGGTTTAACCCCTTCATCCGGTTTTTCTCATGCGAGAAAATTTTTCTTACCGCAACCACCCAGAGAATAAAAATAAGGGGGGAATATAGACCCATCCAGCCCATTTCACTAGAAATGTTTTGGCTTCCTAAAAATAACCCAGTTCCCCCGGTTCCAATCAACAATACCCCAAACCCACCGAGAAGAATATGTCCTTGATCTACATGTGAAAGAATGGGGCCGGGCCGGTAAAACCAGTCCATCAAACCAATTAGCATCAGGTTAAACACACAGCTCCCTAAAACATCGCCCACCGCAATTTCAGGAACATCTGCCACGGTGACGGCACTTAATCCAGTTGCCAATTCAGGAAGAGAAGTAACGGTCCCCAATAGGATAAGCCCAATCCATGTTCGACCCATCCCTGTTGTTTCGGAAAGAATATTTCCATATCGGGATAAAAGACTCCCGGAAATGAGTATCAGTGTTGTACAAACGACAAATTCCAGCCAGATCAATTGGAAAAAGCCTCTATTCCAGAGAATTTCAACAGAACCGGAAAAGGGTTAGTTCAAACGGGCACAAGCACTAAGGAAATTTCTTTTTTACCC from Nitrospiria bacterium includes these protein-coding regions:
- a CDS encoding Rieske (2Fe-2S) protein; the encoded protein is MPAQKITSRDRHPIIESLTRRGFIGKIIGGIATFIGLALLIPFSGYTLFPAFQRKAGEWVSLFNPNQLKPESPVNVDLVTTTKDGWRISTSVKTVWMVKKKNGDVVAYSPLCTHLGCGYRWENEKKVFFCPCHASVFDFEGKVLSGPAPRPLDTLPIKIEDNRIWTIYKEFKAGTSKKIEL
- a CDS encoding cytochrome b N-terminal domain-containing protein, whose product is MWKSIYRWLDERINLKPIQVKILEEPIPGGASWIFVFGSLTLLLFVIQFLTGMFLAIYYNPSPDHAYNSILFIEQEVLFGPLIRGLHHWGASFMMIAIGLHMLQVFLYGAYKKPREFLWMVGVVLFLLTLAFGFSGYLLPWDQKAYWATQVGINMVGTLPWIGDSLIRIIRGGQQLGALTLNRFYALHTLFLPWAVFFLIGLHVFILRRVGPAGPWDSEKAKKRKEPFYPKQVFMDAVIFLFTFCVLFILAWKVKAPLADPANPSDFNFQPLPEWYFLFYYELLKYLHGPWEIVGTVVLPLLFFSLLFLLPFLDRSKKRNLLSRRGVLLSGALFLLIVFGFLGISLKQTFSIERTDPNVKEGTRLYSELGCPGCHQIHGEGGKVGPDLSYVGDHRDENWLKAHFKDPSSLVPGSIMPSYHLKEEELQKLTAYMLSLKKDRF
- a CDS encoding universal stress protein — encoded protein: MAKFKKILVPVDFTEYSDEAISYAELLAITFQAKILLFHVIEQFTYSVSDTIQVMDHYTTLKEISEQMLENKKKQLKRKGIVVESMVLKGNPALEIVKYSETKRVNLIVIGSHGRTGIQHLVLGSVAERVVRMSSCPVLTIKRKKKSEGKGRKPKR
- a CDS encoding sodium:calcium antiporter, translated to MIWLEFVVCTTLILISGSLLSRYGNILSETTGMGRTWIGLILLGTVTSLPELATGLSAVTVADVPEIAVGDVLGSCVFNLMLIGLMDWFYRPGPILSHVDQGHILLGGFGVLLIGTGGTGLFLGSQNISSEMGWMGLYSPLIFILWVVAVRKIFSHEKNRMKGLNPSKVLNPKSLDQEIGVNLLIYPKVFLNAGVIIAAGMWLPYIGNRISEVTGWGDTFVGTLLVAASTSLPEIVTSFSALRLGAPDLAVANLLGSNLFNMAVLSLDDFAYLKGPLLSHVSFTHLISVFSALMMTGVCIVGVLFRAPKKELGFLSWEGFALMILYIFNALILFYFSNMGIS